One region of Hoeflea sp. 108 genomic DNA includes:
- a CDS encoding histone deacetylase family protein: MTTRLYTHPIYLEHLTPAGHPERPDRLRAIQRVLDDEPFERLDRVEAPEGDEQTILYAHPEPFVEGIRRKVPEEGMARIDGDTVLSPKSWQAALTAIGAANAAVDDVFAGKADNVFVASRPPGHHAEKTTAMGFCLFNNAAIAARYAQKRHGAERVAIVDWDVHHGNGTQDIFWDDASVLYCSTHQMPLFPGTGAKGEEGVGNIVNAPLSPDTGSDHFREAFRSRVLPALDSFAPDLIIISAGFDAHHRDPLAEINLTEADFDWATGQLMDRAARHSSNRLVSLLEGGYDLQGLAFSVAAHVTRLMKG, encoded by the coding sequence CTGCGCGCCATCCAGCGCGTGCTCGACGACGAGCCGTTCGAAAGGCTCGACCGCGTCGAGGCGCCTGAGGGCGATGAGCAGACGATTCTCTATGCCCATCCCGAACCATTCGTCGAAGGTATTCGCCGCAAGGTGCCGGAGGAGGGCATGGCGCGGATCGACGGCGACACTGTGCTGAGCCCCAAGAGCTGGCAGGCTGCGCTGACGGCGATCGGTGCCGCCAATGCTGCCGTCGACGATGTCTTTGCCGGCAAGGCCGACAATGTCTTTGTCGCCTCGCGCCCGCCGGGGCATCACGCCGAAAAGACCACGGCGATGGGCTTTTGCCTGTTCAACAACGCAGCCATCGCCGCCCGCTATGCTCAGAAGCGGCATGGCGCCGAACGTGTCGCCATCGTCGACTGGGACGTGCACCACGGCAACGGCACGCAGGACATTTTCTGGGACGATGCGAGCGTGCTCTATTGCTCGACCCACCAGATGCCGCTGTTTCCCGGTACCGGCGCCAAAGGCGAGGAAGGCGTCGGCAACATCGTCAACGCGCCGCTGTCGCCCGACACCGGCAGCGACCATTTCCGCGAGGCGTTCCGCTCACGCGTGCTGCCGGCGCTAGACAGTTTTGCGCCCGACCTGATCATCATCTCGGCCGGTTTCGACGCGCATCATCGCGACCCGCTGGCCGAGATCAACCTCACCGAAGCCGATTTCGACTGGGCGACGGGGCAATTGATGGACCGTGCCGCAAGGCATTCGTCAAACCGCCTCGTCAGCCTGCTCGAGGGCGGCTATGACCTGCAAGGGCTGGCCTTCTCCGTTGCCGCCCACGTGACCCGCCTGATGAAAGGATGA
- a CDS encoding exodeoxyribonuclease VII small subunit codes for MAVEPNDEIKAMSFEQALAALEKIVDDLERGDVPLDQSIKIYERGEALKAHCDRLLKSAEDKVEKIRLSRDGKPVGTEPLDAE; via the coding sequence ATGGCCGTTGAGCCCAATGACGAAATCAAGGCGATGAGCTTCGAGCAGGCGTTGGCTGCTCTTGAAAAGATCGTCGATGACCTCGAGCGTGGCGACGTGCCGCTCGACCAGTCGATCAAGATCTACGAGCGTGGCGAAGCGCTGAAGGCGCATTGCGACCGGCTGCTGAAGTCGGCCGAGGACAAGGTCGAAAAGATCCGCCTGTCGCGTGACGGCAAGCCTGTCGGCACCGAGCCGCTCGACGCGGAGTGA
- a CDS encoding DUF2277 domain-containing protein translates to MCRNIKTLFNFDPPATHDEIRDAALQFVRKLSGTTKPSKKNEEAFHRAVDTIAEAAHELLHSMETHQHPRNREEEAAKAKARSALRFA, encoded by the coding sequence ATGTGCCGCAACATCAAGACATTGTTCAATTTCGATCCGCCGGCGACGCATGACGAAATCCGTGATGCCGCACTGCAGTTCGTCCGCAAGCTGAGCGGGACGACAAAACCGTCGAAGAAAAACGAAGAGGCGTTTCACCGCGCAGTGGACACCATTGCCGAAGCGGCGCACGAATTGCTGCATTCGATGGAAACACACCAGCACCCTCGCAACCGCGAGGAAGAGGCCGCCAAGGCCAAGGCGCGCTCGGCGCTGAGATTTGCCTGA
- a CDS encoding pirin family protein, producing the protein MSFFPAEDPTPGDAFSCDQIELMVVPNAKDIDGFQVRRALPTARRRLVGPFIFFDRMGPAILRAGHALDVRPHPHIGLATVTYLFDGKIRHRDSLGTEMVIAPGDVNLMTAGRGIVHSERTPEELRGAPMSISGLQTWLALPDAKEETAPMFENTAAAVLPTFDADGASGRLIIGEFKGLKSPVRQASDTLYADIKLAPGAKIKIPADAEERAIYTLGGELDILGDRFPIERLLVFRPGDEIVVSSETGAHFMLFGGASLGTRRYIWWNFVSSSRERIEQAKNEWKTGRFDIVPGDEEEFIPLPEG; encoded by the coding sequence ATGAGTTTTTTCCCGGCCGAAGACCCGACACCGGGCGACGCTTTTTCCTGCGATCAGATCGAGCTGATGGTGGTGCCCAACGCCAAGGACATTGACGGCTTCCAGGTGCGCCGCGCGCTGCCGACGGCAAGGCGCAGGCTGGTCGGGCCCTTCATCTTCTTCGATCGTATGGGGCCGGCGATCCTGCGGGCCGGGCATGCGCTCGACGTGCGCCCGCATCCGCATATCGGCCTCGCCACCGTCACCTATCTTTTCGATGGCAAGATCAGGCATCGCGATTCGCTCGGCACCGAGATGGTGATCGCGCCCGGTGACGTGAACCTGATGACCGCCGGCCGCGGCATCGTCCATTCCGAGCGCACGCCGGAAGAACTGCGCGGCGCGCCGATGTCGATATCGGGCCTGCAGACCTGGCTGGCCTTGCCCGACGCCAAGGAGGAGACCGCGCCGATGTTCGAGAACACCGCTGCCGCGGTGCTGCCGACCTTCGATGCCGACGGCGCTTCCGGCCGTCTCATCATCGGCGAGTTCAAGGGCCTGAAGTCACCGGTGCGCCAGGCATCGGACACGCTTTATGCCGATATCAAGCTGGCGCCGGGCGCGAAGATCAAGATCCCCGCCGACGCCGAGGAGCGCGCCATCTATACGCTCGGCGGCGAACTCGACATTCTCGGCGACCGGTTTCCCATCGAGCGCCTGCTGGTGTTCCGTCCGGGCGACGAGATCGTTGTCTCGTCGGAGACTGGCGCTCATTTCATGCTGTTCGGCGGCGCTTCGCTCGGCACCAGGCGTTACATCTGGTGGAACTTCGTCTCGTCGTCGCGGGAGCGCATCGAGCAGGCCAAGAACGAATGGAAGACCGGCCGCTTTGATATCGTTCCAGGAGATGAGGAGGAGTTCATCCCGCTGCCCGAGGGCTAA
- the dxs gene encoding 1-deoxy-D-xylulose-5-phosphate synthase, with the protein MNAKPETPLLDKVRLPADLRALNEAQLPQLASELRAELIDVVSQTGGHLGAGLGVVELTVALHYVFDTPGDRIIWDVGHQAYPHKILTGRRDRMRTLRQEGGLSGFTKRGESEYDPFGTAHSSTSISAGLGMAVARDLQGGRNNVISVIGDGAMSAGMAYEAMNNAGSLDARLIVILNDNDMSIAPPAGAMSAYLARLASGRTYAGVRELGKKLTSYLGRRVDRAITRAVEHARGFVTGGTLFEEMGFFHIGPIDGHNLEHLIPVLKNVRDNGTGPVLIHVVTQKGKGYAPAEAAADKYHGVNKFDVITGAQAKAPANAPAYTKVFAESLIQEAREDEKVIAVTAAMPSGTGLDLFGEAFPSRTFDVAIAEQHAVTFAAGLATEGFKPFVAIYSTFLQRAYDQVVHDVAIQKLPVRFPIDRAGFVGADGPTHCGAFDTAYLASLPDFVVMAAADEAELRHMVRTAAEFDEGPISFRYPRGNGVGVDMPARGEVLEIGKGRIVKEGTKVALLSFGTRLKDCLLAAEELGAAGLSTTVADARFAKPLDEELIRRLARSHEVLVMVEEGSVGGFTSQVLDFLARNGLLDSGLKVRPMTLPDRFVDHANPDKMYADAGLDSAGIVRAVFAALGKSAQAARA; encoded by the coding sequence ATGAACGCGAAGCCCGAAACGCCCCTGCTCGACAAGGTCCGCCTGCCGGCCGACCTGCGCGCTCTGAACGAAGCCCAACTGCCGCAGCTTGCCAGCGAACTGCGCGCCGAGCTGATCGACGTCGTGTCGCAGACCGGTGGCCATCTCGGCGCGGGCCTTGGTGTGGTCGAGCTGACGGTGGCGCTGCACTATGTTTTCGACACGCCCGGCGACCGCATCATCTGGGATGTCGGGCACCAGGCCTATCCTCACAAGATCCTGACCGGCCGGCGCGACCGCATGCGCACACTGCGCCAGGAGGGCGGGCTTTCCGGCTTCACCAAGCGGGGCGAGAGCGAATACGATCCCTTCGGCACCGCGCATTCCTCGACCTCGATTTCGGCCGGCCTCGGCATGGCCGTGGCGCGCGATCTCCAGGGTGGCAGGAACAACGTCATCTCGGTTATCGGCGACGGCGCCATGTCCGCCGGCATGGCCTATGAGGCGATGAACAATGCCGGCTCGCTCGACGCGCGCCTGATCGTCATCCTCAACGACAATGACATGTCGATTGCCCCACCGGCGGGTGCGATGAGCGCCTATCTGGCGCGCCTTGCGTCCGGCCGCACCTATGCCGGCGTGCGCGAGCTTGGCAAGAAGCTGACCTCCTATCTCGGCCGCCGCGTCGACCGGGCGATCACCCGCGCCGTCGAGCATGCGCGCGGCTTCGTCACCGGCGGCACGTTGTTCGAGGAGATGGGTTTCTTCCACATCGGCCCCATCGACGGCCACAATCTGGAGCACCTGATTCCGGTGCTGAAGAACGTCCGCGACAATGGCACCGGGCCGGTGCTGATCCATGTCGTGACCCAGAAGGGCAAGGGCTACGCACCCGCGGAAGCCGCCGCCGACAAATATCACGGCGTCAACAAGTTCGACGTCATCACCGGTGCGCAGGCCAAGGCGCCGGCCAACGCGCCCGCCTACACCAAGGTCTTTGCAGAGAGCCTGATCCAGGAGGCGCGCGAGGACGAGAAGGTCATTGCGGTCACCGCTGCTATGCCCTCGGGCACCGGGCTCGACCTGTTTGGCGAGGCGTTTCCGTCGCGCACCTTCGACGTGGCCATCGCCGAGCAGCATGCGGTCACCTTCGCCGCGGGGCTTGCGACCGAGGGCTTCAAACCGTTCGTCGCGATCTATTCGACCTTCCTGCAGCGGGCCTACGACCAGGTGGTCCACGATGTGGCGATCCAGAAGCTGCCGGTGCGCTTCCCCATCGACCGAGCCGGTTTCGTCGGTGCTGACGGGCCGACCCATTGTGGCGCCTTCGACACGGCCTATCTCGCCTCGCTGCCGGATTTTGTCGTCATGGCGGCCGCCGACGAGGCTGAACTGCGCCACATGGTGCGCACCGCGGCCGAGTTCGATGAAGGCCCGATCTCGTTCCGTTACCCGCGAGGCAACGGCGTCGGCGTCGACATGCCCGCGCGGGGAGAGGTACTGGAGATCGGCAAGGGCCGTATCGTCAAGGAAGGCACCAAGGTGGCGCTGCTGTCCTTCGGTACCCGTCTCAAGGATTGCCTGCTCGCCGCCGAAGAACTCGGCGCTGCCGGCCTGTCGACGACAGTTGCCGACGCGCGCTTCGCCAAGCCTCTGGACGAGGAGCTGATCCGTCGCCTGGCGCGCTCGCACGAGGTGCTGGTCATGGTCGAGGAAGGCTCGGTTGGCGGCTTCACCAGCCAGGTGCTGGACTTCCTTGCGCGCAATGGCTTGCTCGACAGTGGCCTCAAGGTGCGTCCGATGACGCTGCCCGACCGCTTTGTCGATCATGCCAATCCCGACAAGATGTATGCCGATGCCGGACTGGACTCGGCGGGCATCGTGCGTGCCGTGTTCGCAGCTCTTGGCAAGTCGGCACAGGCGGCGCGCGCCTGA
- a CDS encoding TlyA family RNA methyltransferase: protein MDNSRQAIASLRLDELLVSRGLFASRSRARDAVARGAVTVDGQPAKKPGQTVSADVEIEVHDPAQAYVSRAALKLIAGLDRFGFDPTGAQALDIGASTGGFTQVLLERGAAHVVAIDVGHGQMGAGLKSDPRVTCLEGLNARSLTSDDLGRRTPDFLVSDVSFISLRLALPNALELAAPGAKGVFLVKPQFEAGREAIGKGGLLKNPADGPRVAEELRAWLDTVPGWRAIGICASPVEGGDGNHEFLLGGVKDR, encoded by the coding sequence ATGGACAACTCTAGGCAAGCAATCGCCAGCCTGAGGCTCGACGAGCTGCTCGTCAGCCGCGGGCTGTTTGCCAGCCGCTCGCGCGCTCGCGATGCGGTGGCGCGCGGGGCCGTGACCGTCGATGGCCAACCGGCGAAAAAGCCGGGGCAGACCGTTTCGGCTGATGTAGAGATTGAGGTCCACGATCCCGCACAGGCCTATGTGTCGCGCGCAGCACTCAAGTTGATCGCGGGGCTCGACCGTTTTGGCTTTGATCCGACTGGTGCCCAGGCGCTCGACATTGGTGCCTCCACCGGCGGTTTCACGCAGGTGCTGCTCGAACGCGGCGCCGCTCATGTCGTGGCGATCGATGTTGGCCATGGCCAGATGGGCGCCGGTCTGAAGTCCGATCCACGCGTGACCTGCCTCGAGGGTCTCAATGCGCGCAGCCTGACATCTGATGATCTTGGCCGCCGGACGCCCGATTTCCTGGTTTCGGACGTCAGTTTCATCTCGTTGCGCCTGGCGCTGCCCAATGCGCTCGAGCTGGCTGCGCCAGGCGCAAAAGGCGTGTTCCTGGTCAAGCCGCAGTTCGAGGCTGGGCGCGAGGCGATCGGCAAGGGCGGCCTGCTCAAGAACCCGGCCGACGGACCGCGTGTCGCCGAGGAGCTTCGTGCCTGGCTCGACACCGTGCCCGGCTGGCGTGCAATCGGCATCTGCGCTTCGCCGGTCGAAGGCGGTGACGGCAATCATGAATTTCTGCTCGGTGGAGTGAAGGATCGATGA
- a CDS encoding class I SAM-dependent RNA methyltransferase gives MTTRFEIARLGAHGDGVVDANGGHIFIPFTLPGETVTASRDKDRAQLLAVLEASPERIEPACRHFTECGGCAIQHLEDGAYREWKRGLVAHALKARDIETPVGDLVACPPRSRRRAAFTARNTETGMHLGYNKAFSHTLVDIEECPVLLPGIVEAAGTLRHLAGIIANTSKPFRFLVTSTESGFDVAASDCGKPTEAIRRAATDFVIKSKIARLSIDGEIIVEPVKPVLTFGTAVVTPPTGGFVQAVADAEQTMASLVTGHLRKAKKVADLYSGSGTFSLRLAANSEVHAVEGDAASLAALDRGFRFAGGLKRVTVERRDLDRRPMTFKELNAFDGIAFDPPRAGAEDQCKQIARSDVPYVAAVSCNPATLARDLSILIDGGYTLKSVTPIDQFLWSHHVEAVALLEKLKRRR, from the coding sequence ATGACGACCAGGTTCGAGATTGCGCGTCTTGGCGCGCATGGCGACGGCGTCGTCGATGCCAATGGTGGCCACATCTTCATTCCCTTCACGCTGCCCGGCGAGACGGTGACGGCCTCTCGTGACAAGGATCGCGCGCAACTGCTCGCCGTGCTCGAGGCGTCGCCGGAGCGCATCGAGCCCGCCTGCCGCCACTTCACCGAATGCGGCGGCTGCGCCATCCAGCATCTCGAAGACGGTGCCTATCGCGAATGGAAGCGCGGGCTGGTTGCCCATGCGCTGAAGGCGAGGGACATCGAGACGCCGGTTGGCGACCTTGTCGCCTGTCCGCCGCGCAGCCGCAGGCGCGCCGCGTTCACCGCCCGCAACACCGAGACCGGGATGCATCTCGGCTACAACAAGGCGTTTTCCCACACGCTTGTCGACATCGAGGAATGTCCGGTGCTCCTGCCTGGCATCGTCGAGGCGGCCGGCACCCTTCGCCATCTCGCCGGGATCATCGCCAACACGTCGAAGCCTTTCAGATTCCTGGTCACCTCGACCGAGTCAGGCTTCGATGTTGCCGCCAGCGATTGCGGCAAGCCGACCGAGGCGATCCGCCGTGCGGCAACCGATTTCGTCATCAAGTCGAAGATTGCCAGGCTCTCCATCGACGGCGAGATCATCGTCGAGCCGGTCAAGCCGGTGCTGACATTCGGCACGGCAGTGGTGACGCCGCCAACCGGTGGTTTCGTCCAGGCCGTGGCCGATGCCGAGCAGACGATGGCTTCGCTCGTTACCGGGCATCTGCGCAAGGCCAAGAAGGTCGCCGATCTCTATTCCGGCAGCGGCACCTTTTCGCTCAGGCTTGCCGCCAATTCGGAGGTCCATGCAGTGGAGGGCGATGCGGCTTCGCTTGCGGCACTCGATCGCGGCTTCCGCTTCGCCGGCGGACTCAAGCGGGTGACCGTGGAGCGCCGCGACCTCGACCGTCGGCCGATGACCTTCAAGGAACTCAATGCCTTCGACGGTATCGCCTTCGATCCGCCGAGGGCAGGGGCGGAAGACCAGTGCAAGCAGATCGCCCGGTCCGACGTGCCTTATGTCGCGGCTGTGTCGTGCAATCCGGCGACGCTCGCGCGGGATCTCAGTATTCTGATCGACGGCGGTTACACGCTGAAGAGCGTCACGCCCATCGACCAGTTCCTCTGGTCGCATCATGTCGAAGCGGTGGCATTGCTGGAGAAGCTGAAGCGCCGACGCTGA
- a CDS encoding DUF4274 domain-containing protein, which translates to MLDSVPIGAWYAASLAAAILIAYRIYSRRAKEQARRSFAERRAAISMPQLSIGGGQANSIIPWAIQQARGDRPFSPDRLTREEARLAELAQAAITLDDRSFRAACRTVSESERMILEYIRRMVGEDSSVTLDQPVSDEPDARTSHAVVPLTDSAQLTTQAQPPEGHAAQLFKPVDQIGEWLPGNGDPDLWHLLAGGLSFDHGATLDIIDWIVRQPDCDRATAALTIAHIGAYAYKQLETMEQNEDWSHHVQAIVRTVCERSEVGLYPISRLNLSCVGHDNDQRATLDMLVRRAAELDARGHIVPWPQPVHLLSTPFEGRDALSTHYEVREDGLYLVR; encoded by the coding sequence ATGCTTGATAGTGTGCCGATCGGAGCATGGTATGCCGCCAGCCTGGCGGCCGCCATCTTGATTGCCTATCGCATCTATTCGCGGCGGGCGAAGGAACAGGCGCGCCGTTCGTTTGCCGAACGCCGCGCCGCGATCAGCATGCCACAACTCTCGATCGGCGGCGGGCAGGCCAATTCGATCATTCCTTGGGCAATCCAGCAGGCGCGCGGCGACCGGCCGTTCTCGCCGGACAGGCTGACGCGCGAGGAGGCCCGTCTTGCCGAACTTGCCCAGGCGGCCATAACACTCGACGATCGCTCGTTCCGGGCAGCCTGCCGCACCGTTTCCGAGAGCGAGCGGATGATCCTCGAATATATCAGGAGGATGGTCGGCGAGGATTCCAGCGTCACGCTGGATCAACCTGTAAGCGACGAGCCGGATGCGCGGACAAGCCATGCGGTCGTGCCGCTAACGGACAGCGCTCAGTTGACGACGCAGGCACAGCCCCCGGAAGGCCACGCCGCGCAACTGTTCAAGCCGGTCGACCAGATCGGCGAATGGCTGCCGGGCAACGGCGACCCGGATCTCTGGCACCTGCTTGCCGGTGGACTGAGCTTCGACCACGGCGCAACGCTCGACATCATCGACTGGATCGTCAGGCAGCCGGATTGCGACCGCGCCACCGCGGCGCTGACCATTGCCCACATCGGGGCCTATGCCTACAAGCAACTGGAGACCATGGAGCAGAACGAAGACTGGTCCCATCATGTTCAGGCAATCGTCAGGACGGTCTGCGAGCGCTCCGAAGTCGGGTTGTATCCCATTTCCCGCCTCAATCTCTCCTGCGTCGGCCATGACAACGACCAGCGTGCGACCCTCGACATGCTGGTGCGTCGCGCAGCCGAACTCGACGCGCGAGGACACATTGTTCCGTGGCCGCAGCCGGTCCATCTGCTTTCGACACCGTTCGAGGGACGCGACGCGCTTTCGACGCATTATGAGGTCCGTGAAGACGGGCTCTATCTCGTCCGCTGA
- the tldD gene encoding metalloprotease TldD translates to MTTLLSQFDISEDRVRKIVAETIEGADDGELFVEYREGEALMFDNGRLKTANFNTDQGFGLRAVAGEATGYAHSSDLSEAALLRASDAVSAVKGGYSGTLAAAPARTNRHLYGEENPINSPGFEAKAKLLQEIDAWLREKDPRVRQVTASLASSWQHVEILRGDGQVVRDIRPLVRMNVSVIVGDGDRQESGSYGAGGRKNFDEFLTEDSWQTAASEALRQALVNLEAIPAPAGTFDIVLSSGWPGVMLHEAVGHGLEGDFNRKKTSAFAGLLGQQVAAKGVTVVDDGTIAERRGSLTVDDEGTPSARNVLIEDGKLVGYMQDRQNARLMGMNATGNGRRESYAHQPMPRMTNTYMTSGDMTPEEIIASVKNGIYAVSFGGGQVDITSGKFVFGCTEAYMIEDGKVTQPIKGAMLIGNGPDAMHRVTMVGNDMKLDTGIGMCGKAGQGVPVGVGQPHLRMNQMTVGGTRV, encoded by the coding sequence ATGACCACCCTGCTCAGCCAGTTCGACATTTCAGAAGACCGCGTGCGCAAGATCGTCGCCGAGACGATCGAGGGCGCCGATGACGGCGAACTCTTCGTCGAATATCGCGAGGGCGAGGCGCTGATGTTCGACAACGGACGTCTGAAGACCGCCAACTTCAACACCGACCAGGGTTTTGGTTTGCGCGCGGTTGCCGGCGAGGCCACCGGCTACGCCCATTCGAGCGACCTGTCGGAAGCGGCACTGCTGCGCGCTTCGGATGCGGTCTCGGCCGTCAAGGGCGGCTATAGCGGCACGCTCGCCGCTGCTCCGGCCCGCACCAACCGTCATCTCTACGGCGAAGAGAACCCCATCAACTCGCCCGGCTTCGAGGCCAAGGCCAAGCTGTTGCAGGAGATCGACGCCTGGCTGCGCGAAAAGGATCCACGCGTCCGGCAGGTCACCGCCTCGCTCGCCTCGTCCTGGCAGCATGTCGAGATCCTGCGGGGCGACGGCCAGGTGGTGCGCGACATTCGCCCGCTGGTTCGCATGAACGTGTCGGTGATCGTCGGCGACGGCGACCGCCAGGAGAGCGGCTCCTATGGTGCGGGCGGACGCAAGAATTTCGACGAGTTCCTGACCGAAGACAGCTGGCAGACGGCCGCCAGCGAAGCGCTGCGCCAAGCACTGGTCAATCTCGAAGCCATCCCTGCGCCGGCCGGTACCTTCGATATCGTTCTGTCCTCCGGCTGGCCGGGCGTCATGCTGCATGAGGCCGTCGGTCACGGCCTCGAAGGCGACTTCAACCGCAAGAAGACCTCCGCCTTCGCCGGACTTCTGGGCCAGCAGGTCGCAGCCAAGGGCGTCACCGTCGTTGATGACGGCACGATCGCCGAGCGCCGCGGCTCGTTGACGGTCGACGACGAGGGCACGCCCAGCGCCCGCAACGTGCTGATCGAGGACGGCAAGCTGGTCGGCTACATGCAGGACCGGCAGAATGCCCGCCTGATGGGCATGAACGCCACCGGCAACGGCCGCCGCGAATCCTACGCGCACCAGCCGATGCCGCGCATGACCAACACCTACATGACCTCGGGCGACATGACGCCGGAAGAGATCATCGCTTCGGTCAAGAACGGCATCTATGCCGTGTCCTTCGGCGGCGGCCAGGTCGACATCACCTCGGGCAAGTTCGTGTTCGGTTGCACCGAGGCCTACATGATCGAGGACGGCAAGGTGACCCAGCCGATCAAGGGCGCGATGCTGATTGGCAACGGTCCCGACGCCATGCATCGGGTCACCATGGTCGGTAACGACATGAAGCTCGATACCGGCATCGGCATGTGCGGCAAGGCCGGACAGGGCGTGCCGGTCGGCGTCGGCCAGCCACACCTGCGGATGAACCAGATGACCGTCGGCGGCACGCGGGTCTGA
- a CDS encoding invasion associated locus B family protein has protein sequence MKSGLFGTLAKVLVAVAFLAPVSAGAQQQQSGTVKSTHGAWSIICDRPAGATNEQCVMMQNVIAEDRPEMGLSVVVLRTADNKAEILRVLAPLGVLLPNGLGLNVDQKDIGRAYFVRCFQDGCYAEVILEKQLLDTLKTGKSATFIVFQTPEEGIGIPVDLTGFAEGFAALP, from the coding sequence ATGAAGTCTGGGCTGTTTGGAACCTTGGCGAAGGTGTTGGTCGCTGTCGCCTTCCTGGCACCTGTCAGCGCCGGCGCCCAGCAGCAGCAGAGCGGCACGGTCAAGTCCACCCATGGCGCATGGTCGATCATCTGCGACAGGCCGGCGGGCGCCACCAACGAACAATGCGTGATGATGCAGAACGTCATCGCCGAAGACCGCCCGGAAATGGGCCTTTCGGTGGTCGTGCTGCGCACCGCCGACAACAAGGCCGAAATCCTGCGCGTGCTCGCGCCGCTCGGCGTGCTGCTTCCCAACGGCCTGGGCCTCAATGTCGACCAGAAAGATATCGGCCGCGCCTATTTCGTCCGCTGCTTCCAGGACGGCTGCTATGCCGAGGTGATCCTCGAAAAGCAGCTGCTCGACACGCTGAAGACCGGCAAGTCCGCCACCTTCATCGTCTTCCAGACCCCCGAGGAAGGCATCGGCATCCCCGTCGACCTGACCGGCTTCGCCGAAGGTTTCGCGGCACTGCCGTAA